One window of the Halictus rubicundus isolate RS-2024b chromosome 6, iyHalRubi1_principal, whole genome shotgun sequence genome contains the following:
- the LOC143355234 gene encoding uncharacterized protein LOC143355234 isoform X1, whose product MEQALFEKHYTSYSKILRAVGLMPFDRTMLAIVQRSAYLLLLCYCLYVQSVNLVHVEKTLANIVWMLSFVCAITLFGLRYSSFLICRSMVKDVFTRIGNDIESVKDPVEADIFAKYTKQSEYLLMGYLGLAYFLSIYAFTVLIIPTLLRSHWQLRFLKLFGYLYTERSLQTDIMSIALTAVTVMGIFSIVGTESAISVYTSYLCGLFEIASYRMDLAIQHSKKTDSVLINVQPALDMQRKAISTLSKLERDQAISYLIAIGAVIFSFAVALFRLLLVFKHYFSINELIFSGGSVSLQFLVMFLNNYCGQNLKDSGGTIFKTVVQSSWYSIPVKSQKILLFVTMRSIETVECNLAGLYRLSFEGFAIMMNSSFSYFTLLCSTQ is encoded by the exons ATGGAACAGGCATTATTTGAAAAGCACTACACTTCTTATTCGAAGATATTACGGGCCGTTGGGCTCATGCCCTTCGATAGAACAATGCTTGCAATTGTTCAGAGATCAGCTTATTTACTCCTTCTTTGCTACTGTCTATATGTCCAG TCTGTCAACTTAGTGCATGTTGAAAAAACGCTAGCCAATATAGTTTGGATGCTATCATTCGTCTGCGCAATAACATTGTTTGGTTTACGGTACAGTTCATTTTTGATTTGCAGAAGTATG GTAAAAGACGTTTTTACTCGGATTGGAAATGACATAGAATCGGTGAAAGATCCTGTGGAAGCAGATATATTCGcgaaatatacgaaacaatCAGAATACCTACTCATGGGATACTTAG GTCTGGCGTATTTTTTATCGATCTACGCATTCACTGTATTAATAATTCCTACTTTACTACGATCACACTGGCAGCTGCGTTTTTTGAAACTGTTTGGATACCTGTACACTGAACGAAGCTTACAAACCGATATAATGAGTATAGCATTAACCGCAGTAACCGTAATGGGTATATTCTCAATAGTCGGTACGGAATCGGCGATCTCTGTTTATACTTCCTATCTTTGTGGACTATTTGAAATCGCCAG TTACCGAATGGACTTGGCAATTCAACATTCGAAAAAAACAGATTCAGTGCTAATAAATGTGCAACCGGCTCTGGATATGCAGAGGAAAGCCATTTC CACACTCTCCAAACTCGAACGGGACCAGGCAATCTCATACTTAATAGCGATTGGAGCAGTTATTTTCTCGTTCGCTGTAGCCTTATTCCGC TTGCTTCTCGTATTTAAGCATTATTTTTCAATCAACGAACTAATATTTTCTGGTGGCTCTGTTTCGTTGCAATTTCTTGTCATGTTTTTGAATAACTATTGTGGACAGAATCTGAAGGACTCTGGTGGGACGATTTTCAAAACAGT AGTTCAGTCATCATGGTACAGTATACCAGTGAAAtcacaaaaaattttattattcgtAACGATGAGAAGTATCGAAACTGTGGAGTGTAATCTGGCTGGTTTGTACAGACTAAGTTTCGAAGGCTTCGCAATT ATGATGAACTCgtcattttcatattttacgcTTCTGTGCTCGACCCAGTAA
- the LOC143355234 gene encoding uncharacterized protein LOC143355234 isoform X2, producing the protein MEQALFEKHYTSYSKILRAVGLMPFDRTMLAIVQRSAYLLLLCYCLYVQSVNLVHVEKTLANIVWMLSFVCAITLFGLRYSSFLICRSMVKDVFTRIGNDIESVKDPVEADIFAKYTKQSEYLLMGYLGLAYFLSIYAFTVLIIPTLLRSHWQLRFLKLFGYLYTERSLQTDIMSIALTAVTVMGIFSIVGTESAISVYTSYLCGLFEIASIIFQLPNGLGNSTFEKNRFSANKCATGSGYAEESHFLLLVFKHYFSINELIFSGGSVSLQFLVMFLNNYCGQNLKDSGGTIFKTVVQSSWYSIPVKSQKILLFVTMRSIETVECNLAGLYRLSFEGFAIMMNSSFSYFTLLCSTQ; encoded by the exons ATGGAACAGGCATTATTTGAAAAGCACTACACTTCTTATTCGAAGATATTACGGGCCGTTGGGCTCATGCCCTTCGATAGAACAATGCTTGCAATTGTTCAGAGATCAGCTTATTTACTCCTTCTTTGCTACTGTCTATATGTCCAG TCTGTCAACTTAGTGCATGTTGAAAAAACGCTAGCCAATATAGTTTGGATGCTATCATTCGTCTGCGCAATAACATTGTTTGGTTTACGGTACAGTTCATTTTTGATTTGCAGAAGTATG GTAAAAGACGTTTTTACTCGGATTGGAAATGACATAGAATCGGTGAAAGATCCTGTGGAAGCAGATATATTCGcgaaatatacgaaacaatCAGAATACCTACTCATGGGATACTTAG GTCTGGCGTATTTTTTATCGATCTACGCATTCACTGTATTAATAATTCCTACTTTACTACGATCACACTGGCAGCTGCGTTTTTTGAAACTGTTTGGATACCTGTACACTGAACGAAGCTTACAAACCGATATAATGAGTATAGCATTAACCGCAGTAACCGTAATGGGTATATTCTCAATAGTCGGTACGGAATCGGCGATCTCTGTTTATACTTCCTATCTTTGTGGACTATTTGAAATCGCCAG TATAATTTTTCAGTTACCGAATGGACTTGGCAATTCAACATTCGAAAAAAACAGATTCAGTGCTAATAAATGTGCAACCGGCTCTGGATATGCAGAGGAAAGCCATTTC TTGCTTCTCGTATTTAAGCATTATTTTTCAATCAACGAACTAATATTTTCTGGTGGCTCTGTTTCGTTGCAATTTCTTGTCATGTTTTTGAATAACTATTGTGGACAGAATCTGAAGGACTCTGGTGGGACGATTTTCAAAACAGT AGTTCAGTCATCATGGTACAGTATACCAGTGAAAtcacaaaaaattttattattcgtAACGATGAGAAGTATCGAAACTGTGGAGTGTAATCTGGCTGGTTTGTACAGACTAAGTTTCGAAGGCTTCGCAATT ATGATGAACTCgtcattttcatattttacgcTTCTGTGCTCGACCCAGTAA